The Meriones unguiculatus strain TT.TT164.6M chromosome 16, Bangor_MerUng_6.1, whole genome shotgun sequence genomic sequence ccatttttcttttaccACTTCTGGCCAGGTTGCCCACATTGTACTGCAATTTCCAcacccgggggggggggtgtgttcTCAAGTTTTTCTACACACAAGTGCAGTAGTACCACAGCCAAAGTACCATGGATGCCAGACTCAAAATTTTCTCAGCAAACCCATTACCTTCATTGGTTCACTTCAGGATTTAGTCTTCATCCTTAGCTTATGATACATGGATTATGACAGTGGCATTCTGCTATCTTTGGGATTTAGGCAGCCAGTCTTAACCAGTTAAAACAAAAATTCATAAAGTATTTACCTAACTCGGCGGGTCTGAGGACATCATGGCCCATTGAGTATTACTAGCCTGGGTCTGACAAGAGGCGGGGTGCCCTCTCCATGCTCTCAGCACCGACGGACTGGTTTCACTTACAGTCTTTTGGAACAGCTCAGCCTCATTGCTTGCTCCCCCTCAGTACCAGAGAGCACACATCTTGAGAAAGATTTCTGGAACTGTTTTGAAAATCTCAAGCCAGGTATGTCAACAcccacttgcaatcccagcactgtggaagtGAGGACAGAGGCAATCAGAAACTTAAGGCCAGTCAcatctacatagaaagttcaaggccagcctgggctatgtaataCCTGGTGTTTAAAAGCCAAATGTGGGTATCAAACTGATAGCTACAAGCACTTGCTACAAAGACCTCCCAGACCCCATCATGGAAGAAGTCAGGtctccaaagttgtcctctggtatCCAAGTGTATCACAGCAGGCATGTTTGCATGCACTACACTCTACCATGAGAGGTTAGAGAGATGTCAAGTAGCTAAGTGTATATACTGCAGAGGCTCCcagcgcgcgtgcacacacacacacacacacacacacacacacacacacacacacatatactgcaGAGGCTCCcagcgcgcgtgcacacacacacacacacacacacacacacacacacacggatcggctcacaactgcctgcaactctagtttcagggggaTATGAGTTGCCTTTGCCCTCCAAGGGCAATGGCACTCTTgggcacacagccacacacattaTTTTTCTCAACTAAAAACTCAAGCAGATAAATATTGCCTCTAATTCCTCTTAATAAAAATACGTTGGCCACTCAGTAGACCAATCCACAGGAGTCTTCCCAAGTTTAAAATCACAGCATCttaaagctggacatggtggccacatctttaatcctacactctgaaggcagaggcagggagatcacggtgagtttgaggccagcctggtctacgtaagtccatctcacaaaacaaaacaacccacagCATATTCATAGCAATACCAATTCCCCCAAGATTTTAGGTTATATGATAGAAAAAACAAATCGTACAAACCCACTTCCACACCCCCCCCATTCAGTGAGTTCTCACCATGCAGACATCGATTCTCTCCAAATCATACCATATTTATGCCATAGCACCCAGACGcttgttgagtgtttttgttgTTAATGACTCATTTCCGTGTGCATTGCtggtctgcctgcatgtgtgtctacgtaagggtgtcagatctcttagAACTTAAGTTACAGGGGAAGAGGTGGATTGTCTCAGGTCTAAGGCAAACCctatgtgagctgccatgtgggtgctgggaattaaacctgggtcatCTGGAAAAGGAGCCGGCACTCTTCACTGTGGAGCCATCTGCTGAGGAGCTTTTACACCACCATTAATCTGTTCAAACTGGCaattaatgaaaggaaaaaaaaaacctccaatgCAAAACATTTTAATAAGTTGTTAAATGTACAGTTATTAGAATTATCTAAATATCACTTataaaaattgatatatcacattagATGATTCTAGAAACACAGTGATGACCCTTGCACTCCAAGAATATCCCGTCAATAGTACAAATTacaaacactgaaaaagaaaaccagagacGTTTTGACATTTACACTGAAGTACAGCAATACATTCATTCATCAAGTATGGAAGGCTGGCACCCACCGCTGCCTGTAATTACTGTGAACGCAGTTCCGCATCTTCCAGTACACATCCCACAGCAGAGTGTCCGTGTGTGCATCTTCCCTTGTCTACAGGGATCACAAACCCTACCTTCAATAATCAAACTCTTAATCCTGTAAGTGGACACCAAGCCAAAGTTCAACCACAATgacactttttttaattaaaaaacaaaaacaaacaaaaaaaaaaccaacaactgaCTCTCTACTGACTTAATGGAAAGAATCATGGTGACTCTTAATAGAAGCTAGCAAAACAAGCTGGAAGACTTTCAACATTGACAGCAAAGATGCTGACTCTTCAAAATGTCTGAATTTGATGTTAAGATGCAATCACTCTGAGGTGAAGAGGTGACACCACATCCACTGACAAACCTGAAATCCCTGTGACTTGAAGACTTGAGTTCTAAAACGTTGGCACTAGTAAGGGGCGACCACAGGGACACTGTGCTACTCTTCTAAAGGTGGAGGATGAAGGAACCATTACAAGCAAAAGCGGGACGTGAAGGCTGTTCTTTGCTCTCTGTGACTGCCCCCCGGGGGGCAGAGTCAGTCAGAAGCAACGATTCTGCACTTTCATGCTTGACTTACTCTCACTTGATCTCTACCCCAAAAGCCCAAAACAATCTGCCTCCTTTGTCACTCCATACTTAACACTTAATTTTTACCTGCACACTCTCTTTAACAGTCTGTAGATCTGTTTTAAAGAAGTCCCCTAGCAGCCACTCCACCTGGGCGGGATGCTGGAAATAGTCTTGACAGGTTCACAAATGTACACCTCGGGGAACAACTCTGAGTGAAGCAAGGGGCCAGGTCTCCAGACATTAAACTGAGAGTAGCTAAATGGTCCCTTCTTAAAAGGGACTTGACGTTTCTGGGTAATTGAACCCATTTTAGGAGGCAAAGAGAAAGGGCAACTGAAGCTACAAATACACAAAAGTCAAGGTCAAGGGTCTGCAAGATAAGGACAGCAGTGTAAAATAAACAGCTGTTTAAACAGCTGACCTCAAGTGGGGTGGTACTAATGGCCTGCCATTTCACAGTCCAGGCCCGCCCCCCTCCCGCCTACACATTCTAAAATCAACAAGAAGGTTGCAGAGGAAGTAATTACGCAAATTCCTTTCCCCCCCAGATGTTATAAATTTGATAGTTCATAGGCTGGGCAGGAAGTGCACCGTTGTGGACATCACAGACTGCAGGATCACAGGACAGCAACACTCAGGAACTGGTTCTTGCCCGGCTGAGCAGCCTGCAGTGCAGACAGGTGCGTGCTCAGGCCCCCTTCAGACACACAGAGCAAAGCATCCCATAATGACTTAACACCTTGGCTATCACAGCCACTTACACACATTCTCAAAACTCTCTTGAAAGactatttaaatatttaacaatTATAATTTATGCAATTTCCATccatattaaaataattaatgtaaatactttattataaaactattttacaatttaaacttttatttgaGAAATGTATTCACACCCACAATTTCTTAGAAGTCCTTTCCATGAGTGCATCCTGTAAGAAGTACACTAAAATCATGGTGGGGTCAAGGGAGACCTAGCCTTCCCATCAGTTCAAACCGTCTCCTCGTTTGCTTATTTCTTAGATACCTGTGTGTTCACAGATGCATGGCTAGTGATGGATGCCTGTCCCCAAAGTGGCAGACCTCAGCATCATCACTAACGACAGGACGACAGACTGGACAACGCCACAGGTTGGTTACATCAGAAACATGTTGATCACATCATCAAAAAGTATAATTGAAGAGtaataaaagtggggaacagctgcAAAAATGTAAACAAGAACTGAATGTTAGCCCCTTCCCTGAAAAGCAGATACGAATCACTTCCTGTTTTATTCAGGCGAAACCCAAGTTGTCAGAAAGGCAGGATGCTTGGCTTCCAAAATGTCTGAAACAGCTGTAGACCAAGGACTTTACTGAGCTCAGGTATGCCCAACACTTCAAATACTTGAGTTTACTTATTCATCACAGGCTGATACAATCTCAAGCTGCCTCAAATAGTGTTCACCAGATGACTGAATCCCACCCAGATTAACAAGTCAACATTGTAAGAAAAAAAGGCAAGACTGAAAGTTCTCTAGTAATTATCGCTTGAAACTTACTTCACAGAATGGAAGAAACAACACAAGTTAGAGCCAGGACACACCTGGGAGAGGTTCTTGCTTCAGGATCTCTTAAGAACACTACAGCCTTCCAAGAGAAAACTCACAAGATGCATAGGCCTGGGCCACTCTGGTAAATGACGCGTTTATTTCCGGCTCAGGTTTGGCTGTGGCCACTTGGGAACTACCTTCTGATGGAAAACTTCCCTCCAAATTACAGAAAATGGTTCTTGGATTTAGTGGTTTTATTTGTAATTCTGAAGGGAGAAGAggttaaaaaaaagtcataacTCAAAAGTTTTTTTCCAGAAATGACAAGCACTGAGAGCAAAAGGAAttaaatttcaatttaaaaaatatttcaacaatAAATAATTAGTTATTTTGGAAAAGGTGGTAGCTGTAAAATAAGCATATGCTTATAACTATCTTTTCAAGaaagtttcctgccctgttctgaCTGACACTAACTAGGATTTCTCTGTCAGAAGCCATGGGAGTAAAGACTATGTAGGATCCTGGTCTTTCGATACTTAACCAAATTCTGAGAAATGTGTTTATGCTAAAGGCTTTGAAGTAAATGGGAATACATTTTCtcaagatggatttttttttttaagtggaaaagactttcaaaaattatttataacAGAAGTAAAACAAAGTTCCCACCATCCACCTGTCCAAGTCCTCAGACCGGAAATAAAAATACCACGCTTCATGACAGCTTCCACAACAGAGTAAACGAAAACCTTTCCATAAaggaaattctttaaaaaaaaaaaaaaaaaaaaaaaaaaaaaaaaagtaatttgtcCTTTACAAATAACCTCTTCTCCTGACCCTAGGGAGGAAAATTTGTGCCCTTAATTCCaagactgctgctgctgttggggCTGCCCACCAGCCCCATCCACCTCCCTCACCCTTCCCCTGAATCGCAGCACTCAGCAGAGACGGGCCTGGAGGGAACCTGCTGGTAGCACACCCATTTTAAGCACCTTTCCTACACTGCTCTCTGCCCACACAGCCTTGTTTCTGTGTACAATggtctccagttccagggggctCAGACCCTGATGAAGCCAACCTGTGCTTTCTAGATCTTATTGAGGTGGATCTTAATGAGGTGGTCTGATGATGCCATAGTTTACATACGGCTCACTGGCAAGGCTGGGTGGACAGAGATTCCCTGGTGACTGGCTACAGGAAGCTACGCGAATTCTGAATGACTGAATGATGGTTTGCACTTTGCTAAAGCGTTACAGCTGTTACTCCCTGTCCCGCACGTTCCCTGCTCGACATTCtggtttctttattcttcataGTTTTCTAATGAACAAATTAGTATTCCTGAGTAAGAATATAAAAAAGTTAACCTTCTACCAAAAGTATAAAGACAAATAAAACGTTGACTCACAATACAAATTTTTTTACAGAGCATTACAGGGGAACGGCTAATGCCTGCGGCTCGGCTCTCCGCGGTGATTGGCCCGCTCGCTCACAGACTGCAGCAAGACTCAACTGTCTAAAACACTCCGAAGCACGGCAATTAGATGCTTCAGACCGTAAACATATCCCTCATCTACTGTGTTGCTAGGGAACACATGAGCAAAGTCTATCATCCGCACTTCGACTTCGGCGATCTCCTGCCGGCCGGCGGGCAGGTGGTAGAAGACCTTTTCCAGTTGGGAAAGCACATTCCCATTTAAATGTTCCTGGGACATGCTCCTCCACCCGTTGTCCTGCTCCAGAGTTTCAACCTTCAGTGAAGTCTGACTCTGGTGCTTCTTTGAGTACAGCTTTCTGTGCCTTGAGTACACCTTGGAGAGGCTTTTGCCCACCGACGTCCCGTTGGCCGGGGAGCTGAACAGGTGGAAGTTGTTATTGCACTCCAGCACGTCTGCATCTGACAGGTGTCCCTTGGAGAGGAACTTCCCCGCCAAAGTTCTCTCATTTGATTTTGTCATAGCTGGCTGAGATGAACCTTCATAAACGAACAGTAACGAGCTCGCGTAAAAGTTAAGCTGCTTCTGATTTTCAAACCATTGGAGAATCTTCTCAACTTTCTGAATGCTGGCAGCAACTGCATCTTTTCTTAAACAGAAGCCATTGTGGAAAAACTTGGAGACTCCTGTAATGGAGACACATCAGAGTTAGGGTCACACTGTGCAACTGTCACGGGGTGAGCTCACAGCAGCTAAAGTTCTTCACTTTGGTGGGGCAGTGGTAGTGcgtgcctttcatcccagcagaggcaggaggaactctaagtttgagaccagcctggcctacatacaAGGCAaactccagggcagccaggctgACACAGAAACCAATCATCAT encodes the following:
- the Ipmk gene encoding inositol polyphosphate multikinase, giving the protein MAAESPALRLRPPGSTGDSPPVPRLLGGCVPLSHQVAGHMYGKDKVGILQHPDGTVLKQLQPPPRGPRELEFYTMVYAADCADAVLLELRKHLPKYYGVWSPPTAPNDVYLKLEDVTHKFHKPCIMDVKIGRKSYDPFASSEKIQQQVSKYPLMEEIGFLVLGMRVYHVHSDSYETQNQHYGRSLTKETLKEGVSKFFHNGFCLRKDAVAASIQKVEKILQWFENQKQLNFYASSLLFVYEGSSQPAMTKSNERTLAGKFLSKGHLSDADVLECNNNFHLFSSPANGTSVGKSLSKVYSRHRKLYSKKHQSQTSLKVETLEQDNGWRSMSQEHLNGNVLSQLEKVFYHLPAGRQEIAEVEVRMIDFAHVFPSNTVDEGYVYGLKHLIAVLRSVLDS